A window of the Canis lupus baileyi chromosome 1, mCanLup2.hap1, whole genome shotgun sequence genome harbors these coding sequences:
- the RINL gene encoding ras and Rab interactor-like protein isoform X1 — MAQLEDKAPAGPINAERPILSQVNGAGETPVGVLGTPEPLLRLWRTSGVWQVPELDTQDAEALLELWPPGSFLVTGYDPSQVLVLRTGASRGEVRTYQIQKLPGGVSLKYSNLCMPDLPHLLAFLSASRDVLPRTLLLPPPTRRPGDQHAGPLQIGGVQLNMSERVLSVVNKLYVETHRGWRTEQMPPETPPETAERHRSAPRNPAPHRVSWVEGPLSPEVHHAGPALASLVEETEKEDKDENEDENEADFRDEENEPEDVLTHHIQALARARGSYVGRQFQGLRARLTSNTRGPHRPGDAATELLQDVRHLLTDLQDHLSKDPDVRAVFGSLGPGTPQKDDGLGAAVEAALCRAVLAPLKPALWTRLRTLRAGELRRLRQRQVALRAGAGPPGAQGAGLAGQGPAPALRSRIHARLAHLHAACAPRRKVALLLAVCSDVYAGLARGENQEPLGADAFLPALTEELIWSPHIGETQLDVEFLMELLDPDELRGEAGYYLTTWFGALHHIAHYQPDAGRAPQGLSSEARASLRQWHSRRTLHRQDRQSHDGAQVSLSFEEPWVRDPVPRDQ, encoded by the exons ATGGCTCAGCTGGAGGACAAGGCCCCTGCAGGCCCCATCAATGCGGAGAG ACCGATTCTGTCACAGGTGAATGGAGCGGGTGAGACCCCCGTAGGGGTCCTGGGGACCCCAGAGCCACTGCTTCGCCTGTGGAGGACATCGGGGGTGTGGCAGGTCCCAGAGCTGGACACACAGGATGCAGAAGCCCTTCTTGAGCTGTGGCCACCAGGG AGTTTCCTGGTCACAGGATACGACCCTAGCCAGGTCCTGGTGTTGAGGACAGGAGCTTCACGAGGAGAAGTCCGCACCTACCAGATCCAGAAGCTTCCTGGAG gtgTGTCCCTGAAATACTCTAACCTCTGCATGCCGGACCTGCCCCATCTCCTGGCCTTCCTTTCAGCCAGCAG GGATGTTTTGCCCAGAACTCTGCTCTTGCCCCCTCCCACTCGAAGGCCTGGAGACCAACACGCAG GTCCTCTGCAGATTGGTGGTGTCCAACTCAACATGTCGGAGAGGGTGCTTTCCGTGGTGAACAAGCTCTACGTGGAGACCCACAGAGGGTGGAGGACGGAGCAGATGCCGCCAGAGACACCTCCAGAAACTGCAGAAAGACACAGATCAG CCCCCAGGAACCCTGCCCCTCACAGGGTCTCGTGGGTTGAAGGCCCACTCAGCCCCGAGGTGCACCACGCTGGGCCAGCTCTGGCCAGCCTggtggaggagacagagaaggaggacaAGGATGAGAACGAGGACGAAAATGAGGCCGACTTCAGAGATGAAGAGAACGAACCGGAGGATGTGCTCACCCATCACATCCAGGCTCTGGCCAGGGCCCGGGGCAGCTACGTGGGCAGGCAGTTCCAGGGCCTGAGGGCGCGTCTCACCTCAAATACCAGAGGCCCCCACAGGCCTGGGGACGCAGCCACAGAGCTGCTGCAGGATGTGCGGCACCTCCTTACTGACCTCCAGGATCACTTATCAAAGGACCCCGACGTTAGAGCTGTTTTtgggagcctggggcctgggaccCCCCAGAAGGACGACGGTCTTG GCGCCGCGGTGGAGGCGGCCTTGTGCCGGGCGGTGCTGGCGCCGCTGAAGCCCGCCCTGTGGACGCGACTCCGCACGCTGCGGGCCGGGGAGCTGCGGCGCCTGCGGCAGCGACAAGTAGCcctgcgggcgggggcggggcctccgggagcccagggggcggggctggcggggcagggccccgcccccgccctgcggAGCCGCATCCACGCGCGCCTGGCGCACCTCCACGCCGCCTGCGCCCCACGCCGCAAGGTGGCGCTGCTGCTGGCCGTGTGCAGTGACGTCTACGCGGGCCTGGCTCGGGGCGAGAACCAAG AGCCGCTGGGGGCCGACGCCTTCCTGCCCGCGCTGACGGAGGAGCTGATCTGGAGTCCGCACATTGGGGAGACGCAGCTGGACGTGGAGTTTCTCATGGAGCTGTTGGATCCCGACGAGCTACGGGGAGAAG CCGGGTACTACCTGACCACGTGGTTTGGGGCGCTGCACCACATTGCGCACTACCAGCCCGACGCGGGCCGCGCCCCCCAGGGGCTCAGCTCCGAGGCTCGCGCCTCCCTGCGCCAGTGGCACAGCCGGCGGACGCTGCACAGACAGGACAGACAGAGCCACGACGGAGCCCAG gtcagcctgtcctttgaggAACCGTGGGTGAGAGACCCTGTGCCCAGAGACCAGTGA
- the RINL gene encoding ras and Rab interactor-like protein isoform X2: MPDLPHLLAFLSASRDVLPRTLLLPPPTRRPGDQHAGPLQIGGVQLNMSERVLSVVNKLYVETHRGWRTEQMPPETPPETAERHRSAPRNPAPHRVSWVEGPLSPEVHHAGPALASLVEETEKEDKDENEDENEADFRDEENEPEDVLTHHIQALARARGSYVGRQFQGLRARLTSNTRGPHRPGDAATELLQDVRHLLTDLQDHLSKDPDVRAVFGSLGPGTPQKDDGLGAAVEAALCRAVLAPLKPALWTRLRTLRAGELRRLRQRQVALRAGAGPPGAQGAGLAGQGPAPALRSRIHARLAHLHAACAPRRKVALLLAVCSDVYAGLARGENQEPLGADAFLPALTEELIWSPHIGETQLDVEFLMELLDPDELRGEAGYYLTTWFGALHHIAHYQPDAGRAPQGLSSEARASLRQWHSRRTLHRQDRQSHDGAQVSLSFEEPWVRDPVPRDQ, from the exons ATGCCGGACCTGCCCCATCTCCTGGCCTTCCTTTCAGCCAGCAG GGATGTTTTGCCCAGAACTCTGCTCTTGCCCCCTCCCACTCGAAGGCCTGGAGACCAACACGCAG GTCCTCTGCAGATTGGTGGTGTCCAACTCAACATGTCGGAGAGGGTGCTTTCCGTGGTGAACAAGCTCTACGTGGAGACCCACAGAGGGTGGAGGACGGAGCAGATGCCGCCAGAGACACCTCCAGAAACTGCAGAAAGACACAGATCAG CCCCCAGGAACCCTGCCCCTCACAGGGTCTCGTGGGTTGAAGGCCCACTCAGCCCCGAGGTGCACCACGCTGGGCCAGCTCTGGCCAGCCTggtggaggagacagagaaggaggacaAGGATGAGAACGAGGACGAAAATGAGGCCGACTTCAGAGATGAAGAGAACGAACCGGAGGATGTGCTCACCCATCACATCCAGGCTCTGGCCAGGGCCCGGGGCAGCTACGTGGGCAGGCAGTTCCAGGGCCTGAGGGCGCGTCTCACCTCAAATACCAGAGGCCCCCACAGGCCTGGGGACGCAGCCACAGAGCTGCTGCAGGATGTGCGGCACCTCCTTACTGACCTCCAGGATCACTTATCAAAGGACCCCGACGTTAGAGCTGTTTTtgggagcctggggcctgggaccCCCCAGAAGGACGACGGTCTTG GCGCCGCGGTGGAGGCGGCCTTGTGCCGGGCGGTGCTGGCGCCGCTGAAGCCCGCCCTGTGGACGCGACTCCGCACGCTGCGGGCCGGGGAGCTGCGGCGCCTGCGGCAGCGACAAGTAGCcctgcgggcgggggcggggcctccgggagcccagggggcggggctggcggggcagggccccgcccccgccctgcggAGCCGCATCCACGCGCGCCTGGCGCACCTCCACGCCGCCTGCGCCCCACGCCGCAAGGTGGCGCTGCTGCTGGCCGTGTGCAGTGACGTCTACGCGGGCCTGGCTCGGGGCGAGAACCAAG AGCCGCTGGGGGCCGACGCCTTCCTGCCCGCGCTGACGGAGGAGCTGATCTGGAGTCCGCACATTGGGGAGACGCAGCTGGACGTGGAGTTTCTCATGGAGCTGTTGGATCCCGACGAGCTACGGGGAGAAG CCGGGTACTACCTGACCACGTGGTTTGGGGCGCTGCACCACATTGCGCACTACCAGCCCGACGCGGGCCGCGCCCCCCAGGGGCTCAGCTCCGAGGCTCGCGCCTCCCTGCGCCAGTGGCACAGCCGGCGGACGCTGCACAGACAGGACAGACAGAGCCACGACGGAGCCCAG gtcagcctgtcctttgaggAACCGTGGGTGAGAGACCCTGTGCCCAGAGACCAGTGA